The window CTCTAAAGACATACCGCCAGTGGAGTGAACCAGAACTCATCGGCCTTCGGAACGCTTCTGGGTATTACCCTGACATCTATTTTGAACCAGGTATGGATGAAACCATTTCCAAACTACTTGCAAAAATCAATGAGAGAGTGGTCCCACACAAATTTTAATGAATCCTATCACTCCCAAAGTTTTATACCAAGAAGCAAATCCTTATGGTTCGTTCACTGCCTTTTTAGAAGACGATAGCAGGACCATTTACCTTTATTTACAATCACATAACAACCCTGAGTGGCCGATGAAAACACTTTGGGTGCGAAACTTAATCGATGCACCTGACCAAAGAATGGAGGAAGATTTTGATTTGGGTCTCGCACCAGTGCTCACCAAATCAGAACTCACCGATCCAAAAGCGCAAAACACACTCACCGAAGACCAAATCCACTTCATATGGTCAGAGGAAGGCGATGCAGTGGCTTTGTTTGTAGAGGAAGAACTACAAGCCTACCTACCTTCCTGGTCTGGGATCAAAGGCATTCATGGGTATTCAAAGTTTGCAAAAGAAGAAGCACCCACTGCATCCCCTCTCGGAGATCCCGACAATGGTGTGATTGCAGAACGTGTGAAAGGCAATCGTAAGTTTTGGGAATCCGTAGCTGAAAAAGATCATTGGAAAAAAGCGCAATCACTTAGGTTGGAATTTTTGGAATCCAAACTTGGCAAACACCAAACCTATTGGTCCGCAGATGGTGGAAAGTATCCTTCTCTTGGCATCGCTTCTTTTTTACCGAAAGAATTCCCTGGGATCAAAATTTTTTCCACTGTCGGTATGAGTGTACAAAACCAACCGAGCATTGAACTCTATCATAAAGACTATGAAAATTTTTCAAGGATCGAACTTGTTTTTGCAATCCAACTTTTAAAAGATGCACCCGATAAGTCAGAAACTTGGATCCAACATGTTTTAGGTGAGATGGTCAAATTTCCTTGGAACACAGGGATTTGGTTTGGTCACTCACATACCATTCAGAACCCACGGAAAGACCCTGATCAATTGTATTTGGATTTCAATTGGTTTGTACTTCGTAATGTCACTGAGGAACTTGACCAAGGCTCCACGGAAGTATTACCGAAACTAAACGGACTCATCACAGAAAATGGCAAACGAGCCAACTTTCTTTTTTTAACACCGATCTCAACAGAAGAACGAATTTGTTTTATGAGAGAAGGTTCCCAAAAGTTTTGGGAGACTTGGAAAAAGGAAACGTATGGTTTTTTTCATGATTCAGAACGGCGAATGTTAGAATTCTAGTTCTACTTTTCAAAAAAAATCCGAATCAAACTCTAAATTCTGACCGTTACTCAATATGATATGGCAGAGACGTATACAAAGTACTTCAATTTAGAGTTTGAACCCTTTTCTTTAGAAAGAATCCTCGAAGAAAGACAAGATTCCGCTGGATTTTTCCTCTCTACCGTATTCCAGAAGCGGTTTTCGGAAGAAGTGAATCTAAAACGACACGAAGACCAAAAATTATGGATCCAAACGAAAAATCTTCGTTACGTTGTCCTCGATGGGATCCAAAAAATTTCCGATGAAAACGGAAGGCTCGAACCCACTAACATCCTCTATCTACTTGTTTTTTTCGATTTTAATTCCATCACAGAGTATGGATTCGAAGAAGTGTGTAATGTTCTCATCAAACGATATGATTTGCCTTCTCTCATCCTCAAAATGCCTGACAATGACCATTTAGAAATTTGGGGAAAGGATCATGCGAGAAAAAGTTATAAGAATGTGATCCATCCTAACATTGAATCACTCATGAAAGCCCTCTTCGATTCGATCAATAAGAAGGATCATTTTCAATTCATTGGCATCGAAAGAGCGAATTCAGAGAGAAAATCAGGATTTTTAATGACGAGAAGGGGTTTTACGAGGGCAATCGCGTAAATTTTTCCGAATGAAACCTCTATAAATGAAAAAACCCGCAGGTTTTGCGGGTTTACACAATCTTACTTCGATAGTTTCGAAGGAAGAATCAAATCTAAGTTATTTCTTAGATTTTTTCTTTGCAGCTTTTTTCTTAGCGGCTTTCTTTTTTGCGGCTTTCTTTTTAGCAACCATTGTGATCGTCCTTATCTTTTGATTTCAAAACACGGCTGTCCTTGGCAAACAGAGAGTGAATTGATACGACATAATTAAATCAGATCATTTTAAATGTAAAGAAATTTTATTTTTTGCATGAATTTTTATTCAAAATAAAAAAACAGGCTAATACTCATTCTACGGAACATTGATAACAATCTTACCGATCGTATGTCCACTTTGCATTGTACGGAGTGCATCATGCATTGAATCGAATGAAAATTGATGTCCAATCGTTTGTTTTGGTAAAGATAACATCATTAATTCCGAAAAATGTTTTCTCAATTCATCAATTTCATTCCATAACCATATTAAATTGAATCCCAATACTGATTTATTGTCTGAAATCATCGATAACGGATCAATTTTTGGTCTTGTGAGGTATGAATAAACAATCGAAAACCAATTTCGGAATGAATGTGATGGTGTGAAGTTAGCACTACCATAGGTAACAAGCCTTCCCATTGGTGCTAAGAGATCATAACTGTCGTGAAAATAACGACCACCTAAACATTCTAAAACGATTTTTAATGGTGCTCCCTTCAAAATTTTATGCATCTCTTCTTTAAAATTTGGTGATCGAGTGAGAAAAAAATCATAACCAACCTCTTTTAAGATCGAAAACTTAACGGAATCACCTACAAGTCCGATCGCGATTGCTTTTTTTTTCTGAATGATATGACCTGCCATGATTCCAACACCACCTGCAGCGCTATGAACCAATACATGATCACCTTCTTTCACTTGTCCAAGTGGAATGAGTGCATAGTATGCAGTGAGTGCTTGCACAGCAAACGATGCACCATCTTGCATCGTCCAATCCTTTGGAAGTGTGAAGATTGTTTTTTCTGAGATGTTCAGATGAGTTGCATACGCACCAAACCGAGTGACACCAAAAACTTGGTCTCCTACTTCAAAATCCTTAACATTTGGGCCTATTTTTACGATTTTCCCTGAAAATTCTAATCCCGGAATGAAACTCCCTTTCGGTGTTGCTGAGTACAAACCATAAACAGAAAAAACATCAGCGAAGTTAAGACCGATGGCCCTTACCTCAACTGTGACCTCGTCGTTCTCGGGAGGTCGCAACATTTCTTTTTTTTGCTGTAAATGATCGATGGATCCCGTTTTGTGAATGCGGTAGACTTCTCTTTGCATAATGGGTTAAAAAAAATTCAATTCCATAACGATGAAACCATTTTTCTATGGTAGAAGAGTCTACATAAGAGAACACCGTGGAACTAAAACAAACACCCCTACACTCAATTCATAAAGAAATGGGAGCCAAGATGGTTCCTTTCGGCGGATGGGACATGCCCGTTCAGTATACAGGTATCATCCAAGAACATTTGGCAACAAGAGCAAACGCAGGCATCTTCGATGTTTCCCATATGGGTGAAATTTTTGTCACTGGGGATGCCAATGATGTTTTGGATTTTTTAGAATCTGTAACATGTAATACGATCTCTACCATGAAAGAAGGCCAAGTGCAATACAATGCAGTGGTGAATGAAGTGGGTGGGCTCGTGGATGATATCACTGTATATAAATTCAATGATACAAAATATATGATTTGTTCGAATGCATCCAACTTCGAGGCAGTGACCCAACATTTACTTAAGTATGTGAAAGGAAACGTTTCGATTGCTAATGATAGTAAAAATTGGCACCAAATCGCCTTACAAGGTCCAAAAGCTGATGCAATCTTTACAAAATACTTAGGAAAAGATTTATCTTCCATTTTATATTATCATTTTGAAGAAATGAATTGGAGAGGTGAGACCATCATTGTATCTCGCACAGGTTATACGGGCGAAGATGGATTTGAAATTTATACTTCCAATGCACTTGGTGTGACTCTTTGGAAAGAGTTACTCGAAATCGGAAAGGATTTTGGTCTAGTTCCAGTTGGACTTGGGGCAAGGGACACACTCCGCCTCGAAGCCAAGTATCCTTTGTATGGACATGAATTGAATGCAGAGTGGACACCCGTAGAATCCGGAATCAATTTCATCGTCAAAGAAAAATCCAAACCCTATCTCGGTTATGACCGCATCATCGCTGATAAAAAAAATGGTCCCAAATCAAAAGTCGTTGGCGTCCGCCTCTTGGAACCAGGAGTTCTACGAGAAAATTTCCCTATTTTTGCAGCAGATGGGAAAGAAATTGGCAAAACAACCTCGGGAACCCATTCCCCTAGCCGGAAAGAATCCTTGGGACTTGCCATTCTCCAAACCGAATTCGCAAAAAACCAAACGGAAGTATTTGTGGAGATTCGTGGGCAGAAGAAATTGGCTAAAGTAGAGACTGGTGCCTTTGTCCAAGGCAGTGTCCGAAACAATCGCTAATGTAAGGAAAAAACCATGGCAGACACACAAGCAAAAGACGGTTATTATTATACTGAAAAACACGAATGGGTGAAGGTAGAGGGCGATGTGGCTCTTATTGGAATCACGGATTTCGCACAAAACGCATTAGGTGACATTGTTTTCATCGACCTTCCAAAACCTGGAAAACAAATCAAAGCAAAAGATAGCCTTGGAACCATTGAATCTGTGAAAGCAGCCGAGGATTTGTATTCCCCTATCTCTGGCGAAGTGGTCGAAACCAATGCAACACTTGGTTCCAATCCCCAAGCAGTGAACGCAGAACCATTTGATACTTGGATGGTGAAATTAAAAAACATCCAAACCTCTGAGCTTGGTGGTTTATTAACTGCTGCACAATACAAAGAATACGTTTCGAAATTGGATTAATAGGAGTTATTTGCAAGTGAGTTCCGTACAACCTACATCACCGATCCATTCCCCTTACGAAGAAACACTTGAACCAAGTGATACCTTCCTTCGCCGTCATGTTGGTGTGACAGAAACAACTGTTTCTGAAATGCTTTCTACGATTGGATACAAGGAGTTGGATGATCTCATCAATGATGCAGTACCCGAAAACATTCGGTTGCGTAAGGAACTCGATTTACCAAAACCAATTGGTGAATATGCACTCCAAAAAGAATTAAAGAAGATTGTTTCGAAAAACAAAATCTACAGATCTTACTTAGGTCTTGGTTACTATTCTTGTATCACTCCCCCTGTGATCCAAAGGAATATTTTAGAAAATCCAGGTTGGTACACCGCATACACTCCTTACCAAGCAGAGATTGCCCAAGGACGTATGGAAGCTCTTATCAACTTCCAAACCATGATCACTGATCTTACGGGAATGGAAATTGCGAATGCATCACTTCTCGATGAAGGGACAGCGGCAGCGGAAGCAATGAATATGTTGTTTTCCTTGAAAGATGATGCTCAAGGAAAATCATTTTTTGTTTCACAGTCGATTCACCCGCAAACCTTAGATGTGATTCGTACACGGGCCATTCCGCTGGGGATCAATATTGTTGTGGGATCATTCAAAAAGATGGTGCCCTCCAATGATTTTTTTGGAGCGATTGTCCAATACCCATCCACGGATGGAACCATTTATGATTTTAGCGAATTCATTGAAAGCCTGCATAAGGTAGGAGCCAAAACAGTTGTTGCGGCGGACTTACTTGCTCTGACCATTCTCAAAGCACCAGGCGAGATGAATGCAGACGTGGTAGTAGGAACCACACAAAGATTTGGATTACCACTTGGTTTTGGTGGCCCACATGCGGGTTATTTTGCAACCAAAGAAGAATACAAACGTAATATGCCTGGTAGGCTCATCGGAGTATCCAAAGATTCACAAGGGAAACCTGGTTACCGCTTGAGTTTACAAACACGCGAACAACACATTCGCCGTGACAAAGCAACATCGAACATCTGTACTGCGCAAGTCTTACTCGCAGTACTATCATCCATGTATGCAGTTTACCATGGACCAAAAGGCCTCAAACAAATTGCATCCCGTGTACATAGAATGACAACCATCCTTGCGACGGGGCTTGAAAAGTTAGGATATAAAATCATTTCCAATCCATACTTTGATACGATTCGTGTGGAATTGTCCAAAATTTCCTCTGCGGAAATCATCCATTATGCAGAAGAAAGAGAAATCAATATCAGACAAGTTTCTGGTCACGTCATCAGTATTTCTTTGGATGAAACTACCAACTTAAAAGACATCAAAGATTTACTCGAAGTATTCAACGAAAACAAATCTCTTCATTTTCCATTAGAAGACCTTACTGCAAAAGAAGAATGGAAAATTCCTGAGTTACTCGAGAGAAAGTCAACGTATTTAACACATCCCGTTTTCAACAGTTTCCATACAGAAACAGAAATGTTACGTTACATTCGTAGACTGGAATCAAAAGACTTATCCTTAACCACATCCATGATTGCGCTTGGTTCTTGTACGATGAAACTCAATGCATCGACTGAGA of the Leptospira biflexa serovar Patoc strain 'Patoc 1 (Paris)' genome contains:
- the gcvP gene encoding aminomethyl-transferring glycine dehydrogenase, with the protein product MSSVQPTSPIHSPYEETLEPSDTFLRRHVGVTETTVSEMLSTIGYKELDDLINDAVPENIRLRKELDLPKPIGEYALQKELKKIVSKNKIYRSYLGLGYYSCITPPVIQRNILENPGWYTAYTPYQAEIAQGRMEALINFQTMITDLTGMEIANASLLDEGTAAAEAMNMLFSLKDDAQGKSFFVSQSIHPQTLDVIRTRAIPLGINIVVGSFKKMVPSNDFFGAIVQYPSTDGTIYDFSEFIESLHKVGAKTVVAADLLALTILKAPGEMNADVVVGTTQRFGLPLGFGGPHAGYFATKEEYKRNMPGRLIGVSKDSQGKPGYRLSLQTREQHIRRDKATSNICTAQVLLAVLSSMYAVYHGPKGLKQIASRVHRMTTILATGLEKLGYKIISNPYFDTIRVELSKISSAEIIHYAEEREINIRQVSGHVISISLDETTNLKDIKDLLEVFNENKSLHFPLEDLTAKEEWKIPELLERKSTYLTHPVFNSFHTETEMLRYIRRLESKDLSLTTSMIALGSCTMKLNASTEMYPVTWPELSNIHPFVPENQTEGYRTLFSQLEKWLCEITGFAEVSLQPNAGSQGEYAGLLAIRNYHQSRNDMHRDICLIPISAHGTNPASAVMAGFKVVPVNCDINGNIDVEDLKKKAIEYKDKLGALMVTYPSTHGVFEASIKEICQTIHDNGGQVYMDGANMNAQVGLTRPGDIGADVCHLNLHKTFCIPHGGGGPGVGPIGVAEHLAPFLPGHSLVENGSNNSQWAVSAAPWGSASIIVISWAYIAMLGFDGLRYATKIAILNANYIAKKLESAFPVLYKGNKGLVAHECILDMRGFKKTSGIEVEDIAKRLIDYGFHSPTMSFPVPGTLMVEPTESESKDELDRFIDSMLSIALEIKDIESGVLSKEDNPLKNSPHTADMVISDSWKHTYPRERAAYPLPWLRTRKFWPSVGRVDNVYGDRNLVCSCIPMENYVVS
- a CDS encoding suppressor of fused domain protein, coding for MNPITPKVLYQEANPYGSFTAFLEDDSRTIYLYLQSHNNPEWPMKTLWVRNLIDAPDQRMEEDFDLGLAPVLTKSELTDPKAQNTLTEDQIHFIWSEEGDAVALFVEEELQAYLPSWSGIKGIHGYSKFAKEEAPTASPLGDPDNGVIAERVKGNRKFWESVAEKDHWKKAQSLRLEFLESKLGKHQTYWSADGGKYPSLGIASFLPKEFPGIKIFSTVGMSVQNQPSIELYHKDYENFSRIELVFAIQLLKDAPDKSETWIQHVLGEMVKFPWNTGIWFGHSHTIQNPRKDPDQLYLDFNWFVLRNVTEELDQGSTEVLPKLNGLITENGKRANFLFLTPISTEERICFMREGSQKFWETWKKETYGFFHDSERRMLEF
- a CDS encoding synaptic vesicle VAT-1 family membrane protein — translated: MQREVYRIHKTGSIDHLQQKKEMLRPPENDEVTVEVRAIGLNFADVFSVYGLYSATPKGSFIPGLEFSGKIVKIGPNVKDFEVGDQVFGVTRFGAYATHLNISEKTIFTLPKDWTMQDGASFAVQALTAYYALIPLGQVKEGDHVLVHSAAGGVGIMAGHIIQKKKAIAIGLVGDSVKFSILKEVGYDFFLTRSPNFKEEMHKILKGAPLKIVLECLGGRYFHDSYDLLAPMGRLVTYGSANFTPSHSFRNWFSIVYSYLTRPKIDPLSMISDNKSVLGFNLIWLWNEIDELRKHFSELMMLSLPKQTIGHQFSFDSMHDALRTMQSGHTIGKIVINVP
- the gcvH gene encoding glycine cleavage system protein GcvH, whose translation is MADTQAKDGYYYTEKHEWVKVEGDVALIGITDFAQNALGDIVFIDLPKPGKQIKAKDSLGTIESVKAAEDLYSPISGEVVETNATLGSNPQAVNAEPFDTWMVKLKNIQTSELGGLLTAAQYKEYVSKLD
- the gcvT gene encoding glycine cleavage system aminomethyltransferase GcvT — encoded protein: MELKQTPLHSIHKEMGAKMVPFGGWDMPVQYTGIIQEHLATRANAGIFDVSHMGEIFVTGDANDVLDFLESVTCNTISTMKEGQVQYNAVVNEVGGLVDDITVYKFNDTKYMICSNASNFEAVTQHLLKYVKGNVSIANDSKNWHQIALQGPKADAIFTKYLGKDLSSILYYHFEEMNWRGETIIVSRTGYTGEDGFEIYTSNALGVTLWKELLEIGKDFGLVPVGLGARDTLRLEAKYPLYGHELNAEWTPVESGINFIVKEKSKPYLGYDRIIADKKNGPKSKVVGVRLLEPGVLRENFPIFAADGKEIGKTTSGTHSPSRKESLGLAILQTEFAKNQTEVFVEIRGQKKLAKVETGAFVQGSVRNNR